In one Methanobrevibacter arboriphilus genomic region, the following are encoded:
- a CDS encoding 2-oxoacid:ferredoxin oxidoreductase subunit beta, translated as MKYLRKDRLPNIFCAGCGNGIALNTFFKGMESAEIDFDTLSLVSGIGCSSRIPGYVKCDSLHTTHGRAITFASGLKVGNPDLNVVVFTGDGDAASIGGNHLIHGARKNINITVICVNNNIYGMTGGQISPTSPEGSFGTTAPYGSRDKPFNLAELVAAAGASFVSRWTTAHPLQLSNSIKKALLNPGFSFVEVVSQCPTYYGRKNKLRSPVDMINAFKENSVNIRKANKMTEEELVGKLIVGEFVNKPRKELTENVCDLSVEQCGRNLAIKSAYIDNFDD; from the coding sequence ATGAAATATCTTAGAAAAGACCGTCTTCCTAATATATTTTGTGCAGGCTGTGGAAATGGGATAGCTTTAAATACATTTTTTAAAGGAATGGAATCTGCAGAGATAGATTTCGATACCCTTAGTTTAGTTTCTGGGATTGGTTGTTCTTCTCGTATTCCAGGTTATGTTAAGTGTGATTCTCTTCATACTACTCATGGAAGGGCAATCACTTTTGCTAGTGGTTTAAAAGTGGGTAATCCGGATTTAAATGTTGTTGTATTCACTGGTGATGGTGATGCTGCTTCTATTGGTGGAAATCATCTTATTCATGGTGCTAGGAAAAATATAAATATAACTGTTATTTGTGTTAATAATAATATTTATGGTATGACTGGTGGACAAATTAGTCCAACTTCTCCTGAAGGTAGCTTTGGAACAACTGCTCCTTATGGTTCTAGGGACAAACCATTTAACTTAGCTGAACTTGTAGCTGCTGCTGGAGCGAGCTTCGTTTCAAGATGGACTACAGCTCATCCATTACAGCTTTCAAATTCAATCAAAAAAGCTCTTTTAAATCCAGGTTTTTCATTCGTGGAGGTAGTTTCTCAATGTCCTACTTATTATGGTAGAAAAAATAAGTTAAGGTCTCCAGTTGACATGATCAATGCTTTTAAAGAGAATAGTGTTAATATAAGGAAAGCAAATAAAATGACTGAGGAAGAATTAGTAGGAAAACTTATTGTTGGGGAATTTGTTAATAAACCTAGAAAAGAACTTACTGAAAATGTTTGTGATTTATCTGTTGAACAATGTGGTCGAAATTTAGCTATTAAATCAGCATATATTGATAATTTTGATGATTAA
- a CDS encoding 2-oxoacid:ferredoxin oxidoreductase subunit gamma has product MRKEIRIAGFGGQGVILAGIIVGKAASLFDGINAVQTQSYGPEARGGASKTEVVLSDDEIHYPKVISPDILVAMSHEALLAYVWDLKDGGTLIIDPDMIDESEIGDFVRDHNINLYYARVTKTAMNDIGLKIVANIVMVGAISKITSVISHDAAKKAILQSVPPGTEKKNIQAFEAGYAMDGS; this is encoded by the coding sequence ATGCGAAAAGAAATTAGAATAGCGGGTTTTGGAGGACAGGGTGTTATTTTAGCAGGGATAATTGTTGGAAAAGCTGCTTCTCTATTTGATGGTATTAATGCGGTTCAAACTCAATCATATGGTCCTGAAGCAAGAGGAGGAGCTTCAAAAACAGAAGTCGTACTTTCTGATGATGAAATTCACTATCCTAAAGTAATAAGTCCTGATATATTAGTTGCAATGTCTCATGAAGCATTATTGGCATATGTTTGGGATTTAAAAGATGGAGGTACTCTTATAATCGATCCTGATATGATTGATGAATCTGAAATAGGAGATTTTGTAAGAGATCATAATATTAATTTATATTATGCAAGAGTTACTAAAACTGCTATGAATGATATTGGTCTTAAAATAGTAGCTAATATTGTTATGGTAGGAGCTATTTCAAAAATTACAAGTGTTATTTCTCATGATGCTGCTAAAAAAGCTATTTTACAAAGTGTTCCTCCTGGGACTGAGAAAAAAAATATACAAGCTTTTGAAGCTGGATATGCAATGGATGGTAGTTGA
- the sucC gene encoding ADP-forming succinate--CoA ligase subunit beta encodes MKFFEHAAKKLFKKNGISILEGHVAYSPEEAMEIASEMGGSVALKSQVLIGGRGKAGGIKFADDPGEAFEIAGNLLDMEIKGEKVKHLLVEKKAEIKEEFFLSVSIDRSSKKPIIMASIEGGVEIEQLAIDNPEKIIKYHVNPLEEFLPYEAREIARKMGVSSDLISSVGSIIWKLYNVFDKYDAQVAEINPLILTNDGLIAADAKLEIENDSLFRHTELAEANSFKPKEFAFVKLEGDIAVIGNGAGLTLTGMDMIKLNGGNPATFLDIGGGASENTIKKALNLVLNYSPVKVVFLNVLGGITRADDVAKGVIKALDSSKRKINIVIRLTGTNEEEGQKILEEAGIPFEISMEKAAKKAVEIRNSLVE; translated from the coding sequence ATGAAATTTTTTGAACATGCTGCAAAAAAATTATTTAAAAAAAATGGGATTAGTATTTTGGAAGGACATGTAGCTTATTCTCCTGAAGAAGCGATGGAGATTGCTAGTGAGATGGGTGGTTCTGTAGCTTTAAAATCACAAGTTTTAATTGGTGGTAGGGGAAAAGCTGGTGGAATTAAATTTGCTGATGATCCTGGTGAAGCTTTTGAAATAGCTGGAAATTTGTTAGATATGGAAATTAAGGGTGAAAAGGTAAAACACCTATTGGTTGAAAAAAAAGCAGAAATCAAAGAAGAGTTCTTTTTAAGTGTTTCTATTGATAGGTCTTCTAAAAAACCTATTATCATGGCTAGTATAGAAGGTGGAGTTGAAATTGAACAATTAGCTATTGATAATCCTGAAAAAATCATTAAATATCATGTTAATCCTTTAGAAGAATTTTTACCTTATGAAGCAAGAGAAATTGCTCGTAAAATGGGTGTTAGCTCTGATCTAATTTCTTCTGTTGGCAGTATCATCTGGAAGTTATACAATGTATTTGATAAATATGATGCACAGGTAGCTGAAATTAATCCTCTTATACTTACAAATGATGGATTGATTGCTGCTGATGCAAAGCTTGAAATTGAAAATGATTCTCTTTTCCGTCATACAGAATTAGCTGAGGCTAATTCATTTAAACCTAAAGAATTTGCTTTTGTGAAACTTGAAGGGGATATTGCTGTTATTGGAAATGGTGCAGGTCTTACTCTTACTGGCATGGATATGATAAAACTTAATGGTGGAAATCCTGCTACTTTTTTAGATATTGGTGGTGGGGCATCTGAAAATACTATTAAAAAAGCATTAAATCTTGTTTTAAACTATTCCCCTGTAAAAGTAGTTTTTTTAAATGTACTTGGGGGAATAACAAGGGCTGATGATGTAGCTAAAGGTGTTATTAAAGCTTTAGATTCTTCAAAAAGGAAGATAAATATTGTAATACGTCTTACTGGGACTAATGAGGAAGAAGGTCAAAAAATATTAGAAGAAGCAGGAATACCTTTTGAAATATCAATGGAAAAAGCAGCTAAAAAAGCTGTTGAAATTAGAAACTCTCTTGTTGAATAG
- the twy1 gene encoding 4-demethylwyosine synthase TYW1, with protein sequence MSNSLNNQEKNVSLSLEDQKKLEYSGYRFLGSKGHSAVKICHWTKKSILNEGFCYKEKFYGIESHKCLQMSPAVPFCHQKCSFCWRDLSLTKTEWVGDYDDPKTIIQDAINAQNKLLCGFFGNDKADRKKLEESKKPNNAAISLAGEPMFYPDINELIAEFKKQDFTTFLVSNGVMYEKLANLQNEPTQLYLSLDAPDKKTYVDLCNPQINDAWLNINKSLETLNSFDSRTCIRTTCVKHKNMFDHENYAKLIDLANPDYIEIKAYMCVGYSRDRLTLDNMPTFNEVIDFAQKIADLTGREITNDSEISRVVLLE encoded by the coding sequence ATGTCAAATTCACTGAATAATCAAGAAAAAAATGTTTCTTTATCATTGGAAGATCAAAAAAAATTAGAATATAGTGGGTATCGTTTTCTTGGTAGTAAAGGACATTCTGCTGTTAAAATTTGTCATTGGACTAAAAAAAGTATTTTGAATGAAGGATTTTGTTATAAAGAAAAATTTTATGGTATTGAAAGTCATAAATGTCTTCAAATGTCTCCTGCAGTGCCTTTTTGCCATCAAAAGTGTTCTTTTTGTTGGAGGGATCTCTCACTTACAAAAACAGAATGGGTAGGTGATTATGATGATCCTAAAACTATTATTCAAGATGCTATTAATGCTCAAAATAAACTTCTTTGTGGTTTCTTTGGTAATGATAAAGCAGATAGGAAAAAATTAGAAGAATCTAAGAAACCAAATAATGCAGCTATATCATTAGCTGGAGAACCTATGTTTTACCCAGACATTAATGAACTTATTGCTGAATTTAAAAAACAGGATTTTACAACATTTTTAGTTAGTAATGGTGTTATGTATGAAAAGTTGGCTAATCTTCAAAATGAACCAACACAACTATACCTTTCCTTAGATGCACCTGATAAAAAAACTTATGTTGATCTTTGTAATCCTCAAATAAATGATGCTTGGTTAAATATAAATAAATCACTTGAAACACTAAATAGTTTTGATTCAAGAACATGTATACGAACTACATGTGTAAAGCATAAAAACATGTTTGATCATGAAAATTATGCAAAATTAATTGATCTTGCAAATCCAGACTATATAGAAATCAAAGCATATATGTGTGTTGGTTATTCTAGAGATAGACTGACACTTGATAATATGCCTACATTTAATGAAGTAATTGATTTTGCTCAGAAAATAGCTGACCTCACTGGAAGAGAAATCACTAATGATTCGGAGATTAGTCGAGTTGTTCTTTTAGAATAA
- a CDS encoding transglutaminase domain-containing protein, producing MVCATPFGVNVDSQINSEKTYNNGIKASAASEVVKKTNNSDLNKNTTKTVKVVVKSIKMSKSDYKVMKSSINKYKSANGSNPDSYYWKSKALTIYKKDYIDAISRYNKFVKNNKVDPIYVNIFNSVKYVKCTESDNDDKKIKKSSNLPLAGELSGVKGLTVLQKYMNRHLNHVDGGPSTFSGVVKSKVGDCWGLAEWAAKQLKANKYKVRIVQGVNSYVSNHRWVQVRLNGKWLNFESSLVTKKYGSKNYSKTCARLNKIVKTL from the coding sequence ATGGTCTGTGCAACTCCTTTTGGAGTAAATGTAGATAGTCAAATAAATTCTGAAAAGACATATAATAACGGAATAAAAGCATCTGCAGCTTCAGAAGTCGTTAAAAAGACAAATAATTCAGATTTAAATAAAAATACAACAAAAACTGTTAAAGTTGTTGTTAAATCTATTAAAATGTCTAAAAGTGACTATAAAGTGATGAAAAGTTCCATTAACAAATATAAATCTGCCAATGGTTCCAATCCCGATAGTTATTATTGGAAATCTAAAGCATTAACAATCTATAAAAAAGATTATATTGATGCGATAAGTAGATATAATAAATTTGTAAAAAATAATAAAGTCGATCCTATTTATGTAAATATTTTCAATTCTGTGAAATATGTAAAATGTACTGAATCTGATAATGATGATAAAAAAATTAAAAAATCTTCTAATTTACCGTTAGCAGGGGAATTATCTGGAGTTAAAGGTTTAACAGTTTTACAAAAATATATGAATAGGCATCTTAACCATGTAGATGGAGGCCCTTCAACTTTTTCAGGTGTTGTAAAATCAAAAGTTGGAGATTGTTGGGGGTTAGCTGAGTGGGCAGCTAAACAATTAAAAGCAAATAAATATAAAGTTAGAATTGTTCAAGGTGTAAACTCATATGTTTCAAACCATAGATGGGTTCAAGTAAGGCTTAATGGTAAATGGTTAAACTTTGAATCTTCATTAGTTACTAAAAAATATGGAAGTAAAAACTATTCCAAAACATGTGCAAGGTTAAATAAAATCGTTAAAACTTTGTAG
- the tpiA gene encoding triose-phosphate isomerase: MKTPIVILNFKTYLESSGENALNLAKDLESAAIESGITMAAAPQATDIFRITQETDVPILAQHIDPINPGGHTGSNLIDCMIESGINGTLLNHSEKRMKLSNIDEVIKLSKERDVFSVVCTNNIETSVAAATLNPEFVAVEPPELIGSGIPVSQAEPEIVEGTVSKVKKINKKTEVLCGAGISTGDDMRAALDLGASGVLLASGIILADNPKEALINLVSKI; the protein is encoded by the coding sequence ATCAAAACACCAATTGTTATTTTAAATTTTAAGACTTATTTAGAATCTAGTGGAGAAAATGCACTTAATTTAGCTAAAGATCTTGAGTCTGCAGCTATTGAATCAGGTATAACTATGGCGGCTGCTCCTCAAGCTACAGATATATTTAGAATAACTCAAGAAACTGATGTTCCTATTTTGGCTCAGCATATAGATCCTATAAATCCTGGAGGACATACTGGAAGCAATCTTATAGATTGTATGATTGAATCAGGGATAAATGGGACATTATTAAACCATTCTGAAAAAAGAATGAAATTATCTAATATTGATGAAGTTATTAAATTATCTAAAGAAAGAGATGTTTTTTCAGTAGTTTGTACTAACAATATTGAAACTAGTGTAGCAGCAGCTACTCTTAATCCAGAATTTGTTGCTGTTGAGCCTCCAGAACTTATTGGCTCTGGTATTCCTGTGTCTCAAGCTGAACCAGAAATTGTTGAAGGAACTGTATCAAAAGTAAAAAAAATTAATAAAAAAACAGAGGTCTTATGCGGTGCTGGAATTTCTACGGGTGATGATATGCGCGCAGCTTTGGATTTAGGAGCATCTGGAGTTCTTCTAGCTTCAGGAATAATATTGGCAGATAATCCTAAAGAAGCATTAATAAATTTAGTTAGTAAGATTTAA
- a CDS encoding phosphoglycerate kinase produces MTIKFNTIDDFDIEGKTVLVRVDINSPVDPNSGIILDDTRMKLHSETLKELSDKGAKVVVLAHQSRPGKKDFTTLEQHSHVLSKNLNIDVKYIDSIFSHEAKETIKNLKNSEILLLENVRFFSEESISKSPEEQSQTLIPQNLAPIIDIFVNDAFAAAHRSQPSLVGFAPILPSAAGRVMEKELKVLQNAIDNVEHPCVFILGGMKSDDSIDVMKNVLENGTADYVLTSGLVANILLLAAGYDIGKVNKKFIKDRDYCYLVKKSKKLIKKYGSKIVYPKDVAIQNKEGLREDVTVDKIPNFSIFDIGIESIKDYAKIIRSAKTIFANGPAGVFEESKFAMGTEDILNAIASSEGFSIIGGGHIAAATVAMGFENDVNHISSGGGACINLLSGKKLVAVEALIDSAKK; encoded by the coding sequence ATGACAATTAAATTTAATACAATTGATGATTTTGATATTGAGGGTAAAACTGTTCTAGTCAGAGTGGATATTAATTCACCAGTTGATCCTAACTCAGGAATTATCTTAGATGACACTCGGATGAAATTACATAGTGAAACACTAAAAGAACTTTCTGATAAAGGTGCTAAAGTTGTTGTTTTAGCTCACCAAAGCCGACCTGGTAAAAAGGATTTTACAACACTTGAACAGCATAGTCATGTCCTTTCAAAAAATTTAAATATTGATGTTAAATACATTGACTCAATCTTTTCTCATGAAGCTAAAGAAACTATAAAAAACTTAAAAAATAGTGAAATTCTTCTTCTTGAAAATGTTAGATTTTTTTCTGAAGAATCTATTAGTAAATCTCCTGAAGAACAATCTCAGACTTTAATTCCTCAAAATTTAGCTCCAATAATAGATATCTTTGTAAACGATGCTTTTGCAGCTGCACATAGGTCTCAACCTTCATTAGTTGGATTTGCACCAATTTTACCATCTGCAGCAGGTAGGGTAATGGAAAAAGAATTGAAGGTTCTCCAAAATGCTATTGATAATGTTGAACATCCTTGTGTTTTTATTTTGGGTGGGATGAAGTCTGATGATTCAATTGATGTTATGAAAAATGTTTTAGAAAATGGAACTGCTGATTATGTTTTAACATCAGGACTAGTGGCTAATATTTTACTTTTGGCTGCAGGATATGATATTGGTAAAGTTAATAAAAAATTTATTAAGGATAGAGATTACTGTTATTTAGTTAAAAAATCTAAAAAACTCATTAAAAAATATGGTTCTAAGATTGTATATCCTAAAGATGTAGCTATTCAAAATAAAGAAGGTTTAAGAGAAGATGTCACTGTTGATAAGATTCCTAATTTCTCTATTTTTGATATAGGGATTGAATCGATTAAGGATTATGCAAAAATTATTAGAAGTGCAAAAACTATTTTTGCAAATGGCCCTGCAGGAGTATTTGAAGAGTCAAAGTTTGCAATGGGGACTGAAGATATTTTAAATGCAATAGCTAGCTCTGAAGGTTTTTCTATAATTGGTGGAGGTCATATTGCAGCTGCTACTGTAGCAATGGGGTTTGAAAATGATGTCAATCATATTAGTAGTGGTGGAGGTGCTTGTATAAATCTTCTTTCTGGTAAAAAATTAGTTGCTGTTGAGGCATTAATAGACTCTGCTAAAAAATAA
- the thiE gene encoding thiamine phosphate synthase, which yields MDKLEYTTKPNYSLYLVTDRNNKKDEEFLKIVEESILGGVTIVQLREKDTPTGKFYDIALKLKNLTSKYDIPLIINDRLDIALAIDADGVHVGQSDMPANIARKMVGEDKILGVSAATISDALTAEKHGADYIGSGAIFPTDTKEAECIDMSYLKEIINKVNIPVVAIGGLNENNINSLKDTDIKGISVVSAIMNSMDPKKSATRLKKEYDHL from the coding sequence ATGGATAAGCTTGAATATACAACTAAACCTAATTACTCATTGTATCTTGTTACAGACAGAAATAATAAAAAGGATGAAGAATTTTTAAAAATTGTCGAAGAAAGTATTTTAGGAGGAGTTACAATTGTTCAGTTAAGAGAAAAAGATACTCCTACTGGAAAATTTTATGATATAGCTTTAAAACTTAAAAATTTAACTTCTAAGTATGATATTCCATTAATAATAAATGATAGATTAGATATTGCATTAGCTATAGATGCAGATGGAGTTCATGTAGGTCAAAGTGATATGCCTGCAAATATAGCTAGAAAAATGGTTGGAGAAGATAAAATATTAGGAGTATCTGCAGCTACAATTTCAGATGCATTAACTGCTGAAAAGCATGGTGCAGATTATATTGGAAGTGGAGCTATATTTCCAACTGATACAAAAGAAGCAGAATGTATAGATATGAGCTATCTTAAAGAGATTATAAATAAAGTTAATATTCCAGTAGTTGCTATTGGAGGATTAAACGAAAATAATATTAATTCCTTAAAAGATACAGATATTAAAGGAATTTCTGTTGTTTCTGCTATTATGAATAGTATGGATCCTAAAAAATCAGCAACAAGATTAAAAAAAGAATATGATCATTTATAA
- the thiM gene encoding hydroxyethylthiazole kinase: MIKANSKIIKDIIHALENVKNNTPLTHCITNYVTINDCANAVLAIGGSPMMADDPEEVEEFVEIADTLVINIGKMSQSQIEAMIIGSKHGMETNTPIVLDPVAVGVTELRNNLVLKLINDSKIDVIRGNMSEIKAIARLVELDEILTLNKAKSKGVDVSEDDEITKTNLNNNGTIVKALAKKLNIIIIASGAIDIISNGNTTYACENGDPLMPKITGSGCMLTSIIGAFCGVNDSFIGGIAGTTIMGIAGELAGQEVEKENSGTGTFRANLVDYLYKIDEQTIEEKIKLYKLE; this comes from the coding sequence ATGATTAAAGCTAATTCTAAAATTATAAAAGATATTATACACGCATTGGAGAATGTAAAAAACAATACTCCACTTACACATTGTATAACAAATTATGTTACAATTAATGATTGTGCAAATGCTGTTCTAGCTATCGGAGGATCACCTATGATGGCAGATGATCCTGAAGAAGTTGAAGAATTTGTTGAAATAGCAGATACATTAGTTATAAATATAGGGAAAATGAGTCAAAGCCAAATAGAAGCTATGATAATTGGAAGTAAGCATGGGATGGAAACTAATACCCCTATTGTTTTAGATCCTGTGGCTGTAGGTGTAACTGAGCTTAGAAATAATCTTGTTCTTAAACTGATTAATGATTCTAAAATAGATGTTATTAGAGGAAATATGTCTGAAATAAAAGCTATAGCAAGATTAGTAGAATTAGATGAAATATTAACACTGAATAAAGCTAAAAGCAAAGGAGTAGACGTTTCAGAAGATGATGAAATAACAAAAACAAATCTAAATAATAATGGAACAATTGTAAAAGCATTAGCAAAAAAATTAAATATTATTATAATAGCTAGTGGAGCTATAGACATAATTTCCAATGGAAATACTACTTATGCTTGTGAAAATGGAGACCCACTAATGCCAAAAATAACTGGAAGTGGATGTATGCTAACTTCAATTATTGGGGCATTTTGCGGTGTTAATGATTCTTTTATTGGAGGAATAGCAGGTACAACAATTATGGGAATAGCTGGTGAACTAGCAGGTCAGGAAGTTGAAAAAGAAAATTCTGGAACTGGAACTTTCAGAGCAAATTTAGTTGATTATTTGTATAAGATAGATGAACAAACAATTGAAGAAAAAATAAAGCTATATAAATTAGAATAA
- a CDS encoding DNA-directed RNA polymerase subunit H, translated as MSKDILKHELVPSHAVLSKSEIEKIFKDLDFEIEHLPRIKINDPVVKSIDAKKGDILEITRDSPTAGTFITYRLVD; from the coding sequence GTGAGTAAAGATATTTTAAAGCATGAACTTGTTCCAAGTCATGCTGTTTTATCTAAATCAGAAATAGAAAAAATTTTTAAAGATCTAGATTTTGAAATAGAACATCTTCCTAGAATTAAGATTAATGATCCTGTTGTTAAATCTATTGATGCTAAAAAGGGAGATATTTTAGAAATTACACGTGATAGTCCTACTGCTGGAACTTTTATTACTTATAGGTTAGTTGACTAG
- a CDS encoding DNA-directed RNA polymerase subunit B'' yields the protein MKNNTWGLVDAFFDKYDLVDHHIKSYNDFVNNRIQNIIDITEPITLEQGEYTLKTGKIEIQKPFTKEADGSKSLIYPTEARLRNLTYSAHMYLEMALDHGEEENPLEKVYIGELPLMLKSDVCHLNGLDKDELLAKGEDPQDPGGYFIVNGSERAVVTMEEIAPNKIILERLGEIEDRRAKAIVTSIKSGFRARISLEYRKPRKSGVFLRISFPYVPGEIPLVILLRALGLSTDEEIITAISDDFNFQMVVADDIQVSEAALKLDSKEMEGLDKEEREEYLQKAAVKYIGNRVAKGMTEEYRIKRAEDVIDRYLLPHMGVEGDRRGDKAIYLAEMCEMLLQVIYEMREPHDKDHYTNKRLRVSGDLMEDLFRVAFTSLTRDMSYQLERSISRGKEPSIRQAVRSDVLTENIKHAIATGNWVGGRAGVSQLLDRTSYMGTLSHLRRVVSPLSRSQPHFEARDLHPTQFGKICPNETPEGPNCGLVKNLALMCKISEGSDPEDIKTAIREMGILE from the coding sequence ATGAAAAATAATACATGGGGATTGGTAGACGCATTTTTTGATAAATATGATTTAGTTGATCATCACATTAAATCATATAATGACTTTGTAAATAACCGTATACAAAATATAATTGATATAACTGAGCCTATTACTCTTGAACAAGGAGAGTATACACTTAAGACTGGTAAAATTGAGATTCAAAAACCATTCACTAAGGAAGCTGATGGTTCTAAGAGTTTAATTTATCCTACTGAAGCAAGGCTTAGAAATTTAACTTATTCTGCACATATGTATTTAGAGATGGCATTGGATCATGGAGAAGAGGAAAATCCACTTGAAAAAGTTTATATTGGAGAACTTCCTTTAATGTTGAAATCTGATGTTTGTCATTTAAATGGCCTTGATAAAGATGAACTTTTAGCTAAAGGTGAAGATCCACAAGATCCTGGTGGATATTTCATTGTTAATGGTTCTGAAAGAGCTGTTGTTACTATGGAAGAAATAGCTCCAAATAAGATAATATTAGAACGTCTTGGTGAAATTGAAGATAGACGTGCTAAAGCTATTGTTACTTCTATTAAAAGTGGTTTTAGAGCAAGGATTTCTCTTGAATATAGAAAACCAAGAAAAAGCGGAGTATTTTTAAGAATATCCTTCCCTTATGTTCCTGGTGAAATTCCTCTTGTAATATTGCTTAGAGCATTGGGTCTTTCTACTGATGAAGAAATTATCACCGCTATTTCAGATGATTTTAATTTTCAAATGGTTGTAGCTGATGATATACAAGTTTCAGAAGCAGCATTAAAACTTGATTCAAAAGAAATGGAAGGTCTAGATAAGGAAGAGAGAGAAGAATATCTTCAAAAGGCAGCAGTTAAATATATTGGTAATCGTGTTGCAAAAGGTATGACTGAAGAATATCGTATTAAACGTGCTGAAGATGTTATTGACAGGTATTTACTTCCACACATGGGTGTAGAAGGAGATAGAAGAGGAGATAAAGCTATCTATCTTGCTGAAATGTGTGAAATGTTACTTCAGGTAATATATGAAATGAGAGAACCTCATGATAAGGATCATTATACTAATAAAAGACTTCGTGTTTCTGGTGATTTGATGGAAGATTTATTCCGTGTTGCATTTACAAGTCTTACAAGAGATATGAGTTATCAGCTTGAAAGAAGTATTTCTCGTGGTAAAGAACCTTCAATTAGACAAGCTGTAAGATCTGATGTTTTGACTGAAAATATTAAACATGCTATTGCTACTGGTAATTGGGTTGGTGGAAGAGCTGGTGTAAGTCAGTTACTTGATAGAACCAGTTACATGGGAACACTTTCACATCTTAGAAGAGTTGTTTCTCCATTAAGTAGAAGTCAGCCTCATTTTGAAGCTAGGGATTTACATCCAACTCAATTTGGTAAGATTTGCCCTAATGAAACTCCTGAAGGTCCTAATTGTGGGTTAGTAAAAAATTTAGCTTTGATGTGTAAAATTTCTGAAGGTTCAGATCCTGAAGATATTAAAACAGCAATTAGAGAAATGGGCATTTTGGAGTAA